Proteins from a genomic interval of Danio rerio strain Tuebingen ecotype United States chromosome 4, GRCz12tu, whole genome shotgun sequence:
- the LOC141381658 gene encoding uncharacterized protein: protein MFHFFFSGELIGVQYLFQQTGQALQNMNPDCEQTAELIEDLNVDEREEDEGFCDISEDHTIVDPEAALSPSSSTLRSGSSTAVTSDSDSVSTCPALVPDPPVQPKEPISPVPLEPEEATEDDDEDNDDDDDDDGDEETAVDYQNIPGFQHVDRLAEYLVELRTHKSLSLTNQEANEIISLWQSLHDQDKKRVVYAARHQKRLLRGRFKTPKKPTHTPGVESTTRCVLGASSAPAQWPGCCRLVDTIFIRLFTIHPSPKQKGKGTLLRWSLILQDYRRIRQLVLGNSLVMGGTSMQLVEVNQNTLIQWFNNRQKKQELSVLLQGIQLPQPLPEAQEPLPVAKSLRTEPDQPGEQHQYVLPESTAGQARQRQTSFGRPPLRPKAPVQTQVIFTPPAPGASLQMVPNIYIPATPGYQGMPMFQGVPMFQAVPMVQGIPMAQGIPMMQGVQMAQGIPMVQGMPLRLPPLQPTMSSTSSQPAASLSTSGAIPKRPYWRTVQVNTCKKCGQFKTNATGHSQLRGRVYCPQTETLTKEEWLEEMKRTNPK from the exons atgtttcatttctttttttcaggTGAGCTCATTGGAGTGCAGTATCTGTTTCAGCAGACTGGTCAGGCACTGCAGAACATGAACCCAGACTGTGAGCAGACTGCTGAGCTCATTGAGGATCTCAATGTGGATGAGCGAGAAGAAGATGAGGGCTTCTGTGACATCAGTGAGGAtcacactattgttgatccggagGCTGCTCTGTCACCatcctcctccacattgagatcgGGTTCCTCCACTGCAGTCACCAGTGACAGTGACAGTGTCTCCACATGCCCTGCACTGGTTCCTGACCCACCTGTGCAGCCTAAAGAACCAATTTCACCTGTGCCCTTAGAGCCAGAAGAGGCTACGGAAGATGATGACGAAGataatgatgatgacgacgatgatgatggtgatgaagagacT GCTGTTGACTACCAAAATATTCCGGGCTTCCAGCATGTGGACAGGctggctgaatatctggttgaGCTCCGGACCCACAAAAGCCTCAGCCTCACCAACCAGGAGGCCAACGAGATCATTAGTCTTTGGCAAAGCCTGCATGACCAAGACAAGAAGCGGGTGGTGTATGCAGCTCGACACCAGAAGCGACTGCTGAGGGGGCGATTTAAAACACCCAAGAAGCCCACTCACACCCCTGGCGTGGAGAGCACTACCAGATGTGTGCTGGGTGCAAGCAGTGCTCCAGCTCAGTGGCCTGGCTGTTGCCGTCTTGTGGATACCATCTTTATTAGGCTTTTTACCATCCACCCTAGTCCCAAGCAAAAAGGCAAGGGAACCCTTTTAAGATGGTCTCTGATCCTGCAAGACTACCGCAGGATTAGGCAACTCGTACTGGGCAACAGCTTGGTAATGGGAGGTACATCCATGCAGCTGGTTGAGGTAAACCAGAATACCCTGATTCAGTGGTTTAATAACAGACAGAAGAAGCAGGAGCTGTCTGTGCTGCTTCAGGGTATTCAGTTGCCTCAACCCCTCCCAGAAGCCCAGGAACCTCTCCCAGTTGCCAAAAGTCTTCGGACAGAGCCAGACCAACCAGGAGAGCAGCACCAGTATGTGTTGCCAGAGAGCACAGCAGGTCAGGCAAGGCAGAGGCAGACATCTTTTGGACGACCCCCACTCAGACCCAAGGCACCAGTACAGACCCAGGtcatatttacaccaccagcacctgGAGCATCGCTGCAGATGGTACCCAACATATACATCCCAGCTACACCAGGGTACCAGGGTATGCCGATGTTTCAGGGTGTACCAATGTTCCAGGCTGTGCCAATGGTCCAGGGAATCCCTATGGCCCAGGGTATCCCGATGATGCAAGGAGTGCAGATGGCCCAAGGTATCCCAATGGTGCAGGGGATGCCACTCAGACTGCCACCACTTCAGCCAACAATGTCCAGTACCAGCTCACAGCCTGCTGCATCACTGTCCACATCTGGAGCCATTCCCAAAAGACCGTACTGGAGAACTGTTCAAGTGAACACTTGTAAAAAGTGTGGGCAGTTCAAAACAAATGCCACAGGCCATAGCCAACTCAGGGGCAGGGTGTACTGCCCACAGACTGAAACTTTGACTAAAGAAGAGTGGCTAGAGGAAATGAAAAGGACCAATCcaaaataa
- the LOC101885455 gene encoding protein NLRC3-like isoform X2 yields MEDTHTPEDLYLSTGCSSVHQKRAEAEPSCVSMKSDASMDPPLYFKSENTEPAVSSVHQKRAEAEPSCVSMKSDASMTEPIKFKSENTRPAVSVARDDQTGDLQQDSLQPEHDELQRVKEQHKTSMKNKYERLFEGINHGETQTLLNRIYTQLYIIEGESEGVNEEHEVLQMEKRARTEPSQHTPVYCNDIFKASAGAGHEEKMEKEKAQIKTVLTKGIAGIGKTVSVQKFILDWAEGKDNQDVDFMFVLPFRELNLIRDHQYSLHRLLLDFHPELEDLEPKIYEQCRVVFIFDGLDESRITLNFSDEEKVCAVTESSSVAVLMWSLLKGDLLPSALIWITSRPAAAHQIPSRYIKRLTEIQGFTEPQKEEYFRKRISGEHQASRIISHIRRARSLQIMCHIPVFCWISSTVLQKLLEEDVSAEIPQTLTEMYIHFLLIQINMRKQKYEERDPEKLLQSNRGVILKLAEVAFRQLMKGNVMFYEEDLIESGIDVTDASVYSGICTEIFKEESVIHQRKVYSFIHLSFQEFLAAFFVFYCHLTENREPLRVIYDRGYSDDEDESDSDESEYSDDQYLQASSEKSLYDLLSSAVYKAVRSSNGHLDLFLRFLLGVSLESNQRLFQDLLTHTEESSENIRRITQYIKDMIKRDKRLSAERSINLFLCLLEVKDQTLAKEIQEFVKSDKHSEEKLSPAHCSTISYMIEMSEEPLDELDSNKFNTSDEGRRRLTAAVRNCRRAL; encoded by the exons atggaggacacacacacacctgaagatCTGTACTTATCTACAGGATGCAG TTCAGTTCATcagaagagagcagaagcagagcccagctgtgtgtctatgaagagtgacgCGTCTATGGATCCACCATTATATTTTAAGAGTGAAAACACAGAACCTGCTGTCAG ttcagttcatcagaagagagcagaagcagagcccagctgtgtgtctatgaagagtgacgCGTCTATGACTGAACCAATAAAATTTAAGAGTGAAAACACACGACCTGCTGTCAG tgtggctagagatgatcagactggagacctgcagcaggattcactccaaccagaacatgatgaacttcagagagtcaaagagcagcacaaaaccagcatgaagaacaagtatgagagattatttgagggaatcaaccatggagagactcaaaccctcctgaacaggatctacacacagctctacatcatagaaggagagagtgaaggagtgaatgaagaacatgaggttttacagatggagaaaagagccagaacagaaccctcacaacacactccagtctactgcaatgacatctttaaagcctcagctggagcaggacatgaggagaagatggagaaggagaaagcccagatcaagactgttctcactaaaggcatcgctggaatcgggaaaaccgtctctgtgcagaagttcattctggactgggccgagggaaaagacaatcaggatgtagatttcatgtttgtgcttccatttcgagagctgaacttgatcagagatcatcagtacagtcttcacagacttctgctggactttcatcctgaacttgaagatctggagcccaagatttatgagcagtgtagagttgtgttcatctttgatggtctggatgaaagcagaatcacactcaacttttcagatgaggagaaagtttgtgctgtgactgaatcttcatcagtggctgtgttgatgtggagcctcctgaaaggagatctgcttccctctgctctcatctggatcacctccagaccagcagcagcccatcagatcccctccagatacatcaagcgtctgacagaaattcagggattcactgagcctcagaaggaggaatatttcaggaagagaatcagcggcgagcatcaagccagcagaatcatctcccacatcagaagagcaagaagcctccagatcatgtgccacatacccgtcttctgctggatctcctccactgtgcttcagaagctcctggaagaagatgtgagtgcagaaatccctcaaactctgactgagatgtacatccacttcctgctgattcagatcaacatgaggaagcagaagtatgaagagagagatccagagaaactcctgcagtccaacagaggagtgatcctcaaactcgctgaagtggctttcagacagctgatgaagggcaatgtgatgttctatgaggaggacctgattgagagcggcatagacgtcactgacgcctcagtgtattctgggatctgcactgagatcttcaaggaggaatctgtgattcatcagaggaaagtctacagcttcatccatctcagctttcaggagtttctggctgctttctttgtgttttactgccatttaacagagaacagagaaccgCTGAGGGTGATTTATGACAGAGGATAttcagatgatgaagatgagtcAGACAGTGATGAATCTGAATATTCAGATGATCAATATCTACAGGCCAGCTCTGAGAAGTCTCTGTATGATCTGCTCAGTTCAGCAGTATATAAAGCTGTCAGGAGCAGTaatggtcatctggatctgttcctgcggttcctgctgggcgtctcactggagtccaatcagagactcttccaggatctgctgacacacacagaggagagctcagagaacatcaggagaatcacacagtacattaaagacATGATCAAAAGAGATAAACGTCTCTcagctgaaagatccatcaatctgttcctctgtctgctggaggtgaaagatcagactctggccaaagagattcaggagtttgtgaaatcagacaaacactcagaggagaaactctctcctgctcactgctcaacaatctcCTACATGATTGAGATGTCAGAGGAGCCGCTGGATGAGTTAGATTCTAATAAATTCAACACATCAGATGAGGGAAGACGGAGACTGACAGCAGCtgtgagaaactgcagaagagctcTGTAA
- the LOC137491431 gene encoding uncharacterized protein, whose protein sequence is MASKQSFHSRMFFLCPVCKKAPHSLPGHLRKVCMRNSTEAEIQAVVKEAKKELSEFCHKGRFWEFGKICDILDSTNPLARMIAEMQSKGLVINNLPSVLPEPARSTTSSVPQSSGEGAESPLEPPNESLSDESSGEYYQSTGGPMWTSSVRVEMVKKGLYNKHSIDHPLLAGFNKYLYTDLGYKNSKQVVETVSRFLHYMDPTEPNLMFVRRVEKVREYFNILSDTKLSKWTVFNYSKSLTRFMKYIITSTDIRHNNPALFQDCESFMDVLYGIQSGKSKEVSMEVTAKKSEFGCGKEVLPKDCLAVLEAAFKDFQAVICKMQGPGAITGDCLTKNERLLVLYYLEAVIMLKLVQRPGIVTHMTVEDWEGRSRIENGVCVAVKEHKVPLSHEQELWFDLYFNEVRPVMLQENRTGDDVAVDSFFVSSSGRSIYNPSNDLKRLHEKYSLPSVTCGDAQRAFEAAAQNLSEVEKNVVAAERIYMRGTSSDPFLALSVLDQLAGKTPQRSSRASNCETSVDEQTAYKTLEQFCPVTLEGPPPKRARRTELCGSEHERDCYDRWLRTLCWTAAIRVQNKPLDGQTRVDVKRPTGCSGSEAVETCCQVGLGHRQQLCEKNYFVSTLERTDCQARP, encoded by the exons ATGGCTTCTAAACA ATCCTTCCACAGCAGGATGTTTTTCCTCTGCCCTGTGTGCAAAAAGGCTCCTCACTCTCTTCCTGGGCATCTCAGGAAGGTGTGTATGAGGAACAGCACAGAAGCAGAGATCCAGGCTGTCGTCAAAGAGGCCAAGAAGGAGTTGTCTGAATTCTGTCACAAAGGACGTTTCTGGGAGTTTGGAAAAATTTGTGACATATTGGACTCTACTAATCCTCTTGCCAG GATGATTGCGGAGATGCAGTCAAAGGGGTTGGTGATTAATAACTTACCTTCAGTCCTCCCGGAACCAGCTCGGTCGACAACATCTTCTGTGCCTCAAAGCTCTGGAGAAGGTGCAGAAAGTCCATTGGAGCCTCCAAATGAGTCCTTATCCGACGAGAGCTCTGGAGAGTACTACCAAAG CACTGGTGGACCGATGTGGACCTCTTCCGTGAGGGTGGAGATGGTCAAAAAAGGCTTATACAATAAGCACTCCATTGACCACCCCCTTCTAGCAGGATTTAATAAGTACCTTTACACTGACCTAGGatataaaaacagcaaacaaGTA GTGGAAACAGTGTCCAGGTTCTTGCATTACATGGACCCCACTGAGCCTAACTTGATGTTTGTTCGGCGGGTGGAGAAAGTGCGAGAGTACTTTAACATCTTGTCAGATACAAAGCTCTCAAAATGGACAGTGTTCAACTACTCGAAGAGTCTCACGAG GTTCATGAAATACATTATTACCTCCACGGACATTCGCCACAACAATCCAGCTTTGTTCCAGGACTGTGAAAGTTTTATGGATGTGCTGTATGGAATACAGAGTGGCAAGTCCAAAGAAGTGAGCATGGAGGTCACAGCAAAAAAATCAGAGTTTGGTTGTGGCAAAGAAGTTTTGCCAAAGGACTGCCTTGCTGTTTTGGAGGCTGCATTCAAAGATTTCCAGGCCGTGATATGCAAAATGCAGGGTCCAGGAGCCATCACAGGGGACTGTTTGACTAAAAATGAACGGCTGCTCGTCCTGTACTACCTGGAGGCTGTTATCATGCTGAAGCTAGTCCAGCGGCCTGGAATTGTGACACACATGACt GTTGAGGATTGGGAGGGGAGAAGCCGGATAGAGAATGGTGTCTGTGTTGCAGTGAAGGAGCACAAAGTACCATTGTCACACGAACAGGAACTT TGGTTCGACTTGTACTTCAATGAGGTGCGGCCAGTAATGCTGCAAGAAAACCGCACTGGCGATGATGTGGCAGTTGATTCATTTTTTGTGTCAAGTAGTGGGAGATCAATTTATAATCCCTCCAACGACTTAAAAAGACTACATGAAAA ATACAGTCTTCCCAGTGTGACGTGTGGCGATGCCCAGAGAGCATTTGAGGCAGCAGCACAAAACCTGTCAGAAGTGGAGAAAAATGTGGTGGCAGCTGAAAGAATCTACATGAGGGGAACATCTTCAGATCCGTTTCTGGCTCTAAGTGTGCTAGACCAGCTCGCTGGGAAAACACC ACAAAGATCCAGTAGAGCCTCCAACTGTGAGACAAGTGTGGACGAACAGACGGCCTACAAAACTCTTGAGCAGTTCTGTCCAGTGACTCTGGAGGGGCCTCCTCCAAAAAGGGCACGCAGGACTGAGCTGTGTGGCTCAGAACATGAGAGGGACTGCTATGACCGCTGGCTGCG AACACTTTGCTGGACAGCAGCCATCAGAGTCCAAAATAAGCCGCTGGATGGACAAACAAGGGTGGACGTCAAACGTCCCACAGGCTGCAGTGGTTCTGAAGCAGTGGAAACCTGTTGCCAGGTTGGACTTGGTCATCGACAGCAGCtttgtgaaaaaaattattttgtctcAACGCTGGAAAGGACTGACTGTCAGGCCCGTCCCTGA